The Argonema galeatum A003/A1 genome includes a region encoding these proteins:
- the sigC gene encoding RNA polymerase sigma factor SigC, producing MPATFYSADATYESQLDAASFELEDSAEQIARDLVDLDLEEADAANPQQGTSRRTTDLVRLYLQDIGRVRLLGRDEEVSEAQQVQRYMRLLELRELAAQEEDETIRLYVGLIEIHDRLAANLGHRPSWERWAAAACLTVPELKQTLATGKRRWAELTALDIEELDEIQADGVRAKEHMIKANLRLVVSVAKKYQNRGLELLDLIQEGTMGLERAVEKFDPTKGYRFSTYAYWWIRQGITRAIATQSRTIRLPVHITEKLNKIKKAQRKISQEKGRTATLEDLAKELEMTPLQVREVLFRVPRSVSLETKVGKEKDTELGDLLETEDVSPEETLMREALSRDLQHLLADLTSRERDVILMRFGLEDGHAYSLAEIGRALDLSRERVRQIESKALQKLRQPKRRNRVRDYLESFS from the coding sequence ATGCCAGCAACCTTTTATTCCGCCGATGCCACCTACGAGAGTCAACTAGATGCCGCTAGCTTTGAGCTAGAAGACAGCGCTGAACAAATAGCCAGGGATCTGGTCGATCTGGATTTGGAGGAGGCAGACGCTGCCAACCCTCAGCAAGGCACCAGCCGTCGCACTACCGATCTGGTTCGTTTGTACCTTCAAGACATCGGTCGCGTGCGTTTGCTAGGGCGAGATGAAGAAGTTTCAGAAGCACAACAAGTCCAGCGCTATATGCGGTTGCTGGAATTACGAGAACTAGCCGCCCAGGAGGAAGATGAGACGATTCGGCTCTATGTCGGATTGATTGAGATCCACGATCGTTTAGCTGCTAACCTGGGGCATCGTCCGTCTTGGGAACGATGGGCTGCCGCCGCCTGCCTGACAGTTCCCGAACTCAAGCAAACTTTGGCTACCGGCAAAAGACGCTGGGCAGAACTGACTGCTTTGGATATTGAGGAACTAGACGAGATCCAAGCAGACGGCGTGCGGGCAAAGGAACACATGATCAAAGCAAACCTGCGCTTGGTAGTGTCGGTTGCTAAGAAGTATCAAAATCGCGGCCTAGAATTATTGGATTTAATCCAAGAAGGAACGATGGGTTTGGAGCGAGCTGTCGAGAAGTTCGATCCTACCAAAGGTTATCGCTTTAGCACTTATGCCTACTGGTGGATTCGCCAGGGCATCACGCGGGCGATCGCAACTCAAAGCCGCACGATTCGCCTGCCGGTTCACATTACCGAAAAACTCAACAAAATCAAGAAAGCTCAGCGGAAAATTTCCCAAGAAAAAGGCCGCACCGCGACTCTGGAAGATCTTGCCAAGGAATTGGAGATGACACCCCTGCAAGTGCGGGAAGTGTTGTTCCGAGTGCCCCGCTCTGTTTCTTTGGAAACCAAAGTGGGCAAAGAAAAAGACACCGAGCTGGGCGATCTTTTGGAAACTGAGGACGTATCTCCTGAAGAAACCTTAATGCGAGAAGCTCTCTCTCGCGACTTGCAGCACCTGTTAGCCGATTTAACCAGCCGGGAGCGCGATGTCATCCTCATGCGGTTTGGTTTAGAAGATGGTCATGCCTATTCCCTGGCTGAAATTGGTCGGGCGCTGGATCTATCTCGCGAGCGAGTCCGCCAAATTGAATCGAAAGCTTTGCAAAAGTTGCGGCAACCTAAGCGTCGCAATCGGGTGCGGGATTATCTAGAATCCTTCAGCTGA
- a CDS encoding Fur family transcriptional regulator, with the protein MTAYTTSALKAELNDRGWRLTPQRQTILNVFQELPKGKHLSAEDLYNLLENQGEPISLSTIYRSLKLMARMGILRELELGEGHKHYELNQPYPHHHDHLICVRCNKTIEFKNDSILKIGTKTAEKEGYHLLDCQLTIHAICPTCQRALLPV; encoded by the coding sequence ATGACTGCCTACACGACATCCGCACTGAAAGCGGAACTTAATGACAGAGGCTGGCGTTTGACTCCCCAACGCCAGACCATACTGAATGTTTTTCAAGAGCTTCCTAAAGGTAAGCATCTCAGTGCAGAAGATCTTTATAATCTGCTAGAGAATCAAGGAGAACCGATCAGCCTGTCCACCATCTACCGGAGCCTGAAGTTAATGGCCCGCATGGGCATCCTGCGGGAACTGGAACTGGGGGAAGGACACAAACACTACGAACTCAATCAGCCCTATCCGCATCACCACGATCATCTTATTTGCGTTCGCTGCAATAAGACGATCGAATTCAAAAACGATTCGATTCTAAAAATAGGAACCAAAACAGCAGAAAAAGAAGGATATCACCTGCTTGATTGCCAGCTAACCATCCACGCCATTTGTCCTACCTGCCAACGGGCTTTACTACCCGTGTAA
- a CDS encoding Fur family transcriptional regulator, whose product MTNYTATSFKAELNEKGWRMTPQRETILQVFQHLPKGDHLSAEDLHNVLQTRGEQISLSTIYRTLKLMVRMGLLRELELAEGHKHYELNQPYPHHHHHLVCIQCNKTIEFKNDSILKIGLKQSEKTGLHLLDCQLTIHTICPEALRQGWPSLLPSNWSCLRTFSQTGSSPST is encoded by the coding sequence ATGACTAACTACACAGCGACCTCTTTTAAAGCCGAGCTGAATGAGAAAGGCTGGCGTATGACTCCCCAGAGGGAGACAATTTTGCAAGTTTTTCAACATCTTCCCAAAGGCGACCATCTCAGCGCTGAAGACCTGCACAATGTGCTACAGACTAGAGGAGAACAGATCAGCCTGTCTACTATTTACCGAACTCTCAAATTAATGGTGAGGATGGGCCTTTTGCGAGAACTGGAGCTGGCAGAAGGACACAAACATTACGAACTAAATCAGCCCTATCCCCATCACCATCATCATTTAGTCTGCATTCAATGCAACAAGACGATCGAATTTAAAAATGACTCAATTTTGAAAATTGGCCTCAAGCAATCTGAAAAAACGGGATTACATCTGCTGGACTGCCAGTTGACCATTCATACCATCTGTCCTGAAGCTTTGCGTCAGGGATGGCCTTCCTTGCTCCCTAGCAATTGGTCATGCCTCAGAACCTTCTCGCAAACAGGTTCTTCACCTTCAACTTAA
- a CDS encoding DNA cytosine methyltransferase has protein sequence MMLEFKSKTKNIKSPTVLDIFCGAGGMSLGFQNAGCEILGGIDKNPHAIRTHHRNFPNCKLMRDAHSIESITDLSKLDITPGEIDILIGGPPCQVFSVVGIGKMKSLGKQIESDVRNFLYEDFIRFIQYYKPLFFVIENVNYLLNHWIFPTFIRDLENGLTRKKHDYPGYDLSYRILTASDYGVPQIRKRLFIVGRRKDTNLTFEFPDAKTGSPVSVGEAIGDLPELEPMCLPLKSKSTAPKQIDSPKAYKFSPESEYQKLMRNKSYDTVMNHLCRSHNDKDLHIFSIMPQGGKYKNIPDELKRYSDEIFDDKYKRLHWDKPSWTLTAHMQKDCLAYIHPTQTRSISVREAARLQSFPDHFVFDAPMTRMFELVGNSVPPLLAEAIARPIVKQVQAYYEAQSERG, from the coding sequence ATGATGCTTGAATTTAAGTCGAAAACCAAAAATATAAAATCACCTACTGTACTCGATATTTTTTGCGGTGCAGGTGGGATGAGCTTAGGCTTTCAGAATGCTGGCTGTGAAATATTAGGGGGAATTGATAAAAATCCTCATGCTATAAGAACTCATCATAGAAATTTCCCTAACTGTAAACTGATGCGTGATGCTCACTCTATCGAATCTATTACTGATTTGAGTAAACTGGATATCACTCCGGGAGAAATTGATATTTTAATTGGGGGGCCACCCTGTCAAGTATTTTCAGTAGTAGGCATTGGTAAAATGAAGTCTTTAGGCAAACAGATTGAAAGTGATGTTAGAAATTTCTTATATGAGGATTTTATTAGATTTATTCAATATTATAAGCCTTTGTTTTTTGTAATTGAAAATGTCAACTATCTCCTCAATCACTGGATATTTCCTACTTTTATAAGAGATTTAGAAAATGGATTAACTAGAAAAAAGCATGATTATCCAGGCTATGATCTTAGCTATCGAATTCTAACCGCTTCTGATTATGGTGTTCCTCAAATCCGAAAACGCTTATTTATTGTTGGTAGGCGTAAAGATACGAATCTAACTTTCGAGTTCCCAGATGCAAAGACAGGTTCTCCTGTCTCTGTAGGGGAAGCAATTGGAGATTTACCAGAATTAGAGCCTATGTGTTTACCTTTGAAGAGTAAAAGCACTGCACCAAAGCAAATTGACTCTCCTAAAGCTTACAAATTTTCGCCTGAATCTGAGTATCAAAAGCTAATGAGAAATAAATCTTACGATACGGTAATGAATCATCTTTGTCGATCGCATAATGATAAAGATTTGCATATCTTTAGCATCATGCCTCAAGGGGGTAAATATAAAAATATCCCTGATGAGTTAAAACGCTACAGCGACGAAATTTTTGATGATAAGTATAAACGCTTGCACTGGGATAAACCCTCATGGACACTAACGGCACATATGCAGAAAGATTGTTTAGCCTATATCCATCCAACACAAACGAGAAGTATCTCTGTAAGAGAAGCTGCTAGGCTTCAAAGTTTCCCCGATCATTTTGTATTTGATGCACCTATGACTAGGATGTTTGAATTAGTTGGTAATTCAGTACCACCTCTTTTGGCTGAAGCGATCGCCAGACCCATTGTAAAACAAGTACAAGCCTACTACGAGGCTCAGTCCGAAAGGGGTTAA
- a CDS encoding PIN domain-containing protein translates to MRKPLYYALIYRSLRSKGHPIPTNDMWIAATALQHDLGLFSYDIQILRLN, encoded by the coding sequence ATGAGGAAACCGCTGTATTACGCTCTTATCTATCGTTCTTTGAGAAGCAAAGGTCACCCGATTCCAACTAATGATATGTGGATAGCTGCAACGGCGCTTCAGCATGATTTGGGTTTGTTTAGTTACGATATTCAGATTTTAAGACTGAATTAA
- a CDS encoding Z1 domain-containing protein, translating into MNDYDTARQVAQALLKREHTPTRQIIEEKVKIAIDSTRTSEQGRAVEVDEEKLVRELESLFNIWMGVGRVLENQEGHIPWLADRNSEINWAFWNRYARYLEEEKGWAPATTKGLDQLTDSILERLENPLRSGAWDRRGMVVGQVQSGKTANYTGLICKAVDAGYKLIIVLAGIQNSLRSQTQLRLDEGFLGYESRLHRALTEETSAIGAGRILVGKRLVADSATNSSDKGDFNRKVAGQFGISAGGGNPLLFVVKKNTTVLKNLLQWALRQGDKDEKSGKRIVRGVPLLIIDDEADNASINTNPPLFDENGKVQEEYDVSAINGLIRKLLHSFEKSAYVGYTATPFANIFIHPDIDKKNQEFGDDLFPRSFIINLPAPSNYIGPVQVFGLDTDPAIGLEASEPLPIIRSVDDQKEWMPDKHKKDHVPGELPGSLKEAIRAFILCCAVRIVRGQENDHNSMLVHVARFTAVQSEVAKQVKDELTSLQKGLRHSDGKVTGKLEEEFEQLWKDDFLPTTSSIISSIPDPELKSLSWEEVEPLLHRAASKIQIKKINGTAKDVLDYWEHKNGLSVIAIGGDKLSRGLTLEGLSVSYYLRASKMYDTLMQMGRWFGYRPGYLDLCRLYTTDELVEWYEHITVASEELRQEFDYMADVGATPDEFGLKVRTHPQGLVITGANKMKTGTVMRLSYTRSLSETTIFYKDENKNQQNLEVTEELLRTLGEYSRKESNNYIWQDVPAKKITSFISGYQSHPKVKTANTRHLVDYINAQLPQQELVLWTVVIISNSRGKKRCIAGHEVGTTLRKNASPESSQEYRLSKSRLLSPTDEWLDLPKETREEILEITRRRREEAGKPPGAGNTPDGKVLRSKRSPKNGLLLLYPLEPEVINSEIPVIGFVLSFPDSKTAQMVEYKVNNVYWQEEFGQL; encoded by the coding sequence ATGAACGACTACGATACAGCTCGTCAGGTGGCTCAAGCTCTGTTGAAGCGTGAACACACACCCACCAGACAAATCATTGAGGAAAAAGTCAAAATAGCCATTGATTCTACCAGAACTAGCGAACAGGGCCGTGCGGTTGAGGTAGATGAGGAAAAGCTCGTCCGGGAACTTGAAAGTCTTTTCAACATCTGGATGGGTGTAGGTCGTGTCTTGGAAAACCAAGAGGGTCACATCCCTTGGTTGGCTGACCGCAACAGTGAAATCAATTGGGCTTTTTGGAACCGTTATGCACGTTATTTGGAGGAAGAAAAGGGCTGGGCCCCAGCAACTACGAAAGGTTTAGATCAGTTGACAGACTCTATTCTTGAACGCTTAGAGAACCCTTTGCGTTCAGGAGCTTGGGATCGGAGAGGAATGGTTGTTGGACAGGTTCAGTCTGGAAAAACAGCAAACTATACTGGTCTTATCTGCAAGGCGGTTGATGCAGGATACAAACTGATTATTGTGCTTGCTGGTATCCAGAACAGCTTACGGAGCCAAACGCAGCTACGTTTAGACGAAGGTTTTCTCGGATATGAGTCACGACTACACAGAGCTTTGACAGAAGAGACTTCCGCCATTGGAGCGGGGCGAATTCTTGTTGGAAAGAGGCTGGTTGCTGATTCAGCTACAAACAGTTCTGATAAAGGTGATTTTAATAGAAAAGTAGCAGGTCAGTTTGGGATATCAGCAGGGGGAGGAAATCCATTATTGTTTGTTGTTAAAAAGAATACAACTGTACTCAAAAATCTCCTACAGTGGGCTTTACGTCAGGGGGATAAAGATGAAAAATCAGGAAAACGCATCGTCAGAGGAGTTCCCTTGCTTATCATTGATGATGAAGCAGACAACGCCTCGATCAACACAAATCCCCCACTATTCGATGAAAATGGCAAAGTTCAGGAAGAGTATGATGTTTCAGCAATCAATGGATTGATCAGGAAACTGCTTCACAGTTTTGAAAAGAGTGCTTATGTGGGTTACACAGCAACACCATTTGCTAATATCTTCATACACCCAGATATAGATAAAAAAAATCAAGAATTTGGAGACGATCTCTTTCCACGTAGTTTTATTATCAACCTACCTGCACCATCAAACTACATTGGCCCAGTGCAGGTATTTGGGCTGGACACTGACCCGGCAATTGGTCTTGAAGCATCAGAACCTTTGCCTATCATCAGATCAGTGGACGACCAAAAAGAATGGATGCCAGACAAACACAAAAAAGACCACGTTCCGGGTGAACTTCCAGGGTCTCTCAAGGAGGCGATTAGGGCGTTTATTCTTTGTTGCGCTGTCAGAATTGTGCGAGGACAGGAGAACGATCACAACTCAATGCTAGTTCATGTTGCCCGTTTTACGGCTGTCCAATCTGAGGTAGCAAAGCAAGTCAAAGATGAGTTGACTTCCCTACAAAAAGGATTGCGACACAGCGATGGCAAAGTAACAGGGAAGCTAGAGGAAGAATTTGAGCAGTTATGGAAAGATGACTTTCTACCAACCACTTCATCTATAATCTCATCCATACCCGATCCAGAACTAAAGTCACTTTCGTGGGAAGAAGTTGAACCCTTACTGCACCGGGCAGCCTCTAAGATTCAGATTAAAAAAATCAACGGCACAGCCAAGGATGTACTGGACTACTGGGAACACAAGAACGGGCTGAGTGTTATTGCGATCGGCGGTGATAAATTGTCTCGTGGTCTGACTTTGGAAGGTCTGAGCGTCAGCTATTATCTCCGAGCCTCAAAAATGTACGATACGCTGATGCAGATGGGTCGATGGTTTGGGTACAGACCAGGGTATCTCGATCTTTGCCGATTATACACAACTGATGAGTTGGTTGAATGGTACGAACACATCACTGTTGCGAGTGAGGAACTCCGACAGGAGTTTGACTATATGGCTGATGTCGGAGCGACACCTGATGAATTCGGTCTAAAAGTTCGCACGCACCCACAGGGGCTGGTGATCACTGGTGCTAATAAGATGAAGACAGGTACTGTCATGCGGCTCTCCTACACCAGAAGCCTTAGTGAAACTACCATCTTCTACAAGGATGAAAATAAAAACCAGCAAAACCTTGAAGTTACTGAAGAACTGCTGAGAACACTTGGCGAATACTCTAGGAAAGAAAGCAACAACTATATATGGCAAGATGTCCCCGCTAAAAAAATCACCAGTTTTATTTCAGGCTATCAATCACATCCTAAAGTTAAAACTGCGAACACCAGACACCTTGTAGATTACATTAACGCTCAACTTCCCCAACAAGAACTCGTGTTATGGACAGTTGTTATTATATCAAATAGTCGCGGCAAAAAAAGGTGTATTGCTGGACATGAAGTAGGTACAACTCTGCGTAAGAATGCCTCCCCTGAATCTTCTCAGGAATATCGCCTCAGCAAGTCTCGGCTTCTGAGTCCAACCGATGAATGGCTCGATTTACCCAAAGAAACTCGTGAGGAAATTCTTGAAATCACTAGGAGGAGGCGAGAAGAGGCTGGTAAACCACCGGGGGCTGGCAATACACCTGATGGAAAAGTTTTGCGTTCCAAGCGTTCACCAAAGAACGGCTTATTGCTGCTTTATCCACTAGAGCCGGAAGTAATCAATTCGGAAATTCCTGTCATCGGTTTTGTGCTGAGTTTCCCCGATAGCAAGACAGCCCAGATGGTCGAATATAAGGTTAACAATGTGTACTGGCAAGAGGAATTTGGTCAGCTATGA
- a CDS encoding NAD(P)H-dependent glycerol-3-phosphate dehydrogenase, producing METNEETNHPKSKILSCEGGHRDGNRQDAHFAQNPKSIAILGTGAWGTTLATLAEANGHRVRLWSRECSQSLDDIIAGVDIILSAVSMKGVRPVVEQVSCLPISPTTIFVTATKGLDPSTTCTPSQIWQAAFPSHPVVILAGPNLSKEIQARLPAATVVASKDADAAVVVQGVFNSNRFRVYTNADPLGVELGGTLKNVIAIAAGACDGLQLGTNAKAALVTRGLAEIIRIGDRWGANTDTFYGLSGLGDLLATCNSALSRNYQVGYKLAQGETLPEILASLEGTAEGVNTTEVLVHQALRQEIAVPISYQVYRLLKGEVTPQVAVEALMLRDVKPEYSRSES from the coding sequence ATGGAAACTAACGAAGAAACGAATCATCCAAAATCCAAAATCCTCTCTTGCGAAGGTGGGCATCGTGACGGGAACCGCCAAGACGCCCACTTCGCGCAAAATCCAAAATCGATCGCTATTCTGGGAACAGGTGCTTGGGGTACGACTTTGGCGACTCTAGCAGAGGCGAACGGTCATCGCGTGCGTTTGTGGTCTCGTGAATGTTCCCAAAGCCTAGACGATATCATAGCAGGTGTCGATATTATCCTCTCAGCCGTCTCAATGAAAGGCGTCAGACCAGTTGTAGAGCAAGTTTCTTGCTTACCGATTTCCCCTACAACGATTTTTGTCACTGCTACCAAAGGATTAGACCCGTCTACAACTTGCACACCCTCTCAAATTTGGCAAGCGGCATTTCCATCTCATCCCGTCGTAATTCTAGCAGGGCCAAACTTATCCAAAGAAATTCAGGCCCGATTGCCAGCAGCTACTGTTGTTGCGAGTAAAGACGCGGATGCAGCAGTTGTGGTGCAAGGGGTGTTTAACTCAAATCGGTTTCGCGTTTATACCAATGCCGATCCCTTGGGTGTAGAACTAGGTGGTACACTGAAAAATGTAATTGCGATCGCAGCTGGTGCCTGTGATGGTTTGCAACTCGGAACCAATGCCAAAGCCGCTCTTGTCACCCGTGGCTTAGCCGAAATCATCCGCATAGGCGATCGTTGGGGTGCTAATACCGACACATTTTATGGCTTATCAGGATTAGGGGATTTACTAGCCACTTGCAACAGCGCCCTCAGTCGCAACTACCAAGTTGGTTACAAACTCGCCCAAGGCGAAACCCTACCAGAAATTTTGGCTTCCTTGGAGGGAACCGCCGAAGGTGTGAATACAACCGAAGTGCTAGTTCATCAGGCCCTTCGACAGGAAATTGCTGTACCTATTTCTTATCAGGTGTATCGCTTGCTCAAGGGAGAAGTGACTCCCCAAGTCGCCGTGGAAGCACTAATGTTGCGAGACGTTAAGCCAGAGTACAGTAGGTCGGAGAGTTGA
- a CDS encoding peptidoglycan-binding domain-containing protein yields METLVYIHLASAYEATGATDNPASPRLLKVSQHKVNWKKLSRKVCVHVLSFAIASLGLGMAGQAMAAMRQGSKGPEVSELQQQLRQLGYFNRRATGSFGPLTKTAVIKFQQDLGLTPNGIVETETQQALQNKIGGSEKATPGSPDNRPTLRKGSKGSQVSYLQQLLTDAGVYDGQVNGVFDSPTNTAVKQFQRSSGLAVDGIVGKRTWTTLASGDAPTANQPFDSSPFTNQSSPQQGFSEPVTTPVLRLGDRGTAVSALQQRLGDLGYFKSRPTGSFGSATKAAAIRFQRDNGLRPNGIVEQKTQAALQNTGSPGNFNVSELQKRLQEQGFYRGPIDGNFNAQTKAAVKEAQRAYGIDESDILKVKF; encoded by the coding sequence ATGGAAACCCTTGTCTATATACATCTTGCAAGTGCCTATGAGGCAACTGGGGCAACTGACAATCCGGCCAGTCCCAGACTGCTAAAAGTTTCTCAGCACAAAGTCAACTGGAAAAAACTTTCCAGAAAAGTCTGCGTTCATGTGCTAAGTTTTGCGATCGCATCCCTGGGCTTGGGAATGGCAGGTCAGGCGATGGCCGCCATGCGCCAAGGCTCTAAAGGCCCAGAGGTATCAGAACTCCAGCAACAATTGCGACAACTCGGCTACTTTAATCGTCGTGCGACTGGGAGTTTTGGCCCTCTCACCAAGACAGCCGTCATCAAGTTCCAGCAAGATCTAGGGCTGACGCCAAATGGCATTGTAGAAACAGAAACTCAACAAGCTTTACAGAATAAAATTGGCGGCAGCGAGAAAGCCACTCCTGGCAGTCCTGACAACCGTCCCACCCTGCGAAAAGGTTCAAAGGGTTCCCAAGTCAGCTACCTCCAGCAACTGTTGACAGATGCAGGTGTTTATGACGGACAAGTTAATGGCGTCTTTGATTCGCCAACTAATACCGCTGTTAAGCAGTTCCAGCGCTCCAGCGGCTTAGCCGTTGATGGAATCGTCGGCAAACGAACCTGGACAACCTTGGCATCGGGCGACGCGCCAACTGCCAATCAGCCGTTTGACAGTTCTCCTTTTACCAATCAAAGCAGCCCACAGCAAGGCTTTAGCGAACCCGTAACCACACCTGTACTGCGGCTGGGGGACAGAGGAACAGCAGTTAGTGCTCTCCAGCAGCGTTTGGGAGATTTAGGCTATTTCAAGAGCCGTCCCACAGGTAGTTTTGGCTCGGCAACTAAAGCTGCTGCGATCCGCTTTCAGCGAGATAATGGACTCAGACCTAATGGAATTGTGGAGCAAAAAACCCAAGCAGCATTACAAAACACTGGTTCGCCCGGTAATTTTAATGTGAGCGAGTTACAAAAGCGCCTCCAAGAACAGGGCTTCTATCGAGGGCCGATAGATGGTAATTTCAACGCTCAAACCAAAGCGGCGGTTAAAGAAGCCCAGCGTGCCTACGGGATCGATGAAAGTGACATTCTGAAAGTGAAATTCTAA
- a CDS encoding PD-(D/E)XK motif protein: MTVQNTWKLLEDDTPNVTSGYITRRLLPEVTYDVYLAIERPSNARLLMMRVKHKSIGKGGIFPNSNCFEVRRVALQGDDDAHVTLQLVLINSRYSDIFTTLVQDIVDEISPIADEQNAVAAFFTRLRRWQAFLEKHSPEGLSQAEQQGLYGELWFLRQIVIPQIGSRQGVECWTGAKGTQQDFQFQHCAIEVKTTVAKQHQKLAISSERQLDDTGTGTLILLHLSLDARQNRGESLPDIVVSLRSLLENDPIAKEQLETLLFEVGYLEIHTPYYEQIGYTPREVNYFKVEGDFPRIIEADLRNGIGDVRYTISVAECRRFSIPELNVISLIEGSHK, from the coding sequence ATGACGGTACAAAATACCTGGAAACTACTGGAAGATGATACTCCAAATGTAACCTCTGGCTATATCACCCGCCGCCTATTGCCAGAAGTTACATACGATGTTTATCTCGCTATTGAAAGACCTTCTAATGCACGTTTGCTGATGATGCGGGTGAAGCACAAATCAATCGGGAAAGGTGGAATTTTTCCGAATTCCAACTGCTTTGAGGTTAGGCGTGTAGCCCTGCAAGGTGATGATGATGCCCATGTCACCCTGCAACTGGTACTTATTAACTCGCGTTACAGCGATATCTTTACAACATTAGTACAGGACATTGTTGATGAAATTTCCCCGATTGCGGATGAGCAAAACGCTGTAGCGGCATTCTTTACCCGTCTGCGGCGATGGCAAGCATTCTTAGAAAAACATAGCCCCGAAGGACTCAGCCAAGCGGAACAGCAAGGACTATATGGTGAACTCTGGTTTCTGCGGCAAATTGTCATTCCTCAAATCGGTTCTCGCCAAGGAGTCGAATGCTGGACAGGTGCAAAAGGAACTCAACAGGATTTCCAGTTTCAACACTGTGCTATTGAAGTCAAAACTACTGTAGCCAAACAGCATCAGAAACTAGCGATCTCCAGCGAAAGGCAACTAGATGATACTGGCACGGGTACACTGATTTTACTGCACTTATCCCTCGATGCTAGACAAAACCGGGGTGAGTCTCTACCGGATATTGTCGTCAGTCTTAGGTCACTTCTCGAAAATGACCCTATAGCTAAAGAACAATTAGAAACACTCCTTTTTGAAGTTGGCTATCTAGAGATACATACTCCCTACTATGAACAAATTGGCTATACCCCACGAGAAGTTAACTATTTCAAAGTCGAGGGAGATTTTCCCAGAATTATTGAAGCGGATCTCCGAAATGGCATTGGTGATGTTCGCTACACCATCAGCGTTGCCGAGTGCCGACGCTTTTCAATACCAGAATTAAATGTAATTTCTCTAATCGAGGGTAGCCATAAGTGA
- the lipA gene encoding lipoyl synthase — MVVKPEWLRVKAPQWERVGTVKEILRDLSLNTVCEEASCPNIGECFHNGTATFLIMGPACTRACPYCDIDFEKKPKPLDATEPERLAEAVRRLKLNHVVITSVNRDDLPDGGASQFVRCIEAIRASSPGTTIEVLIPDLCGNWEALAGILQAEPEVLNHNTETVSRLYRRVRPQGEYQRTMELMKRSRELAPWVYTKSGIMVGLGETDAEVREVMQDLRNVDCDILTIGQYLQPSQKHLKVDNFVPPAQFAAWQEFGESIGFLQVVASPLTRSSYHAEQVRALMERYPRSRF, encoded by the coding sequence GTGGTAGTAAAACCGGAGTGGTTGCGGGTAAAAGCGCCTCAGTGGGAGCGCGTTGGCACTGTTAAGGAGATTTTGCGCGATTTATCCCTGAATACCGTTTGCGAAGAAGCTTCTTGCCCGAATATTGGCGAGTGTTTCCACAATGGCACTGCTACATTCTTAATTATGGGGCCTGCTTGCACGCGAGCCTGTCCTTATTGCGATATCGATTTTGAGAAAAAGCCGAAACCCCTAGACGCCACGGAACCGGAACGCTTAGCAGAAGCGGTGCGGCGGCTAAAATTAAATCATGTTGTCATCACCTCGGTAAACCGGGATGATTTACCAGATGGCGGCGCATCTCAGTTTGTGCGCTGCATTGAAGCAATTCGCGCTAGTTCCCCCGGTACGACAATTGAAGTGCTGATTCCTGACTTATGCGGTAATTGGGAAGCACTCGCAGGTATTTTGCAAGCAGAACCAGAAGTGCTGAATCACAATACGGAAACAGTGTCCCGTTTGTATCGGCGAGTGCGTCCGCAAGGAGAATATCAGCGGACAATGGAATTAATGAAGCGATCGCGCGAATTAGCTCCTTGGGTTTATACTAAATCCGGCATTATGGTAGGACTGGGAGAAACGGACGCTGAAGTTCGGGAAGTCATGCAGGATTTGCGAAATGTCGATTGCGATATCCTGACCATAGGACAATATCTCCAACCCAGTCAAAAACATCTAAAAGTCGATAACTTTGTTCCGCCAGCACAATTCGCCGCATGGCAAGAGTTTGGCGAATCAATCGGATTTTTACAAGTTGTTGCTTCACCCTTGACTCGTAGCTCATATCATGCAGAGCAAGTAAGAGCATTGATGGAACGTTACCCCCGCAGTCGATTTTAG